A window of Rhinolophus ferrumequinum isolate MPI-CBG mRhiFer1 chromosome X, mRhiFer1_v1.p, whole genome shotgun sequence contains these coding sequences:
- the LOC117027337 gene encoding uncharacterized protein LOC117027337 isoform X3, with amino-acid sequence MAPAGPVILASLSGSPVPIGHLSGLSPDRKLQLRVRRVCARVFARACVFSERRSFSELDSSPPECPDGADNAASGSGEFRAIAGVESVSHAGFAGDGAVFTIAFLALDTFPEAQLQDSSFEMKACLVRGEGAWHRLWRQGRPSGDVLTSLTTLFSSSTLSSGELTHSAHVGLVKLHF; translated from the exons ATGGCTCCGGCTGGGCCTGTCATCTTGGCCTCCCTGTCTGGCAGCCCCGTTCCCATTGGCCATCTGAGTGGGCTGTCGCCTGACCGAAAGCTGCAGCTGAGGGTGAGGCGTGTGTGTGCCCGCGTGTTCGCGCGCGCGTGTGTATTTTCAGAGCGTAGAAGTTTCTCCGAGTTGGACTCCTCACCGCCTGAGTGTCCGGACGGGGCTGACAATGCCGCCTCCGGCAGTGGCGAGTTCCGCGCAATCGCTGGCGTGGAGTCAGTGTCCCACGCTGGATTCGCGGGTGACGGCGCTGTCTTCAC GATTGCTTTTCTGGCTCTGGACACATTTCCTgaagcccagctccaggactCAAGCTTTGAGATGAAGGCCTGTCTTGTCCGAGGGGAAGGAGCCTGGCATCGCCTGTGGAGGCAAGGACGGCCTTCAGGAGACGTGCTCACCTCACTGACAACCCTCTTCAGCTCCTCCACTCT TTCCAGCGGTGAACTGACCCACAGCGCTCATGTGGGGCTGGTGAAACTGCATTTCTGA